The Sphingomonas sp. LY54 genome includes a region encoding these proteins:
- a CDS encoding MucR family transcriptional regulator: MDAQDEDLTLLTADIVCAHVRNNVVAVNDLPKLINTVHETLVGLGRSSKESEVKQEPAVPIRSSIKPDYIVCLEDGRKLKTLKRHLMVDHKLTPDQYRQKWGLKADYPMMAANYAERRRSLAKELGLGKKTGGGRKRRTPRAAPAA; this comes from the coding sequence ATGGACGCACAAGACGAAGACCTTACGCTGCTCACCGCCGATATCGTTTGCGCGCATGTTCGCAACAATGTCGTCGCCGTTAACGATCTTCCCAAGCTGATCAACACGGTCCACGAAACGCTTGTCGGGCTTGGCCGGTCCTCCAAAGAATCGGAAGTCAAGCAGGAACCTGCGGTACCTATCCGTTCTTCGATCAAGCCCGATTACATCGTCTGTCTCGAAGACGGCCGCAAGCTCAAGACGCTGAAGCGCCACTTGATGGTCGACCACAAACTGACGCCGGACCAATATCGCCAGAAATGGGGATTGAAAGCGGACTATCCAATGATGGCCGCCAATTATGCCGAGCGGCGGCGCTCGCTGGCAAAGGAACTCGGCCTCGGCAAGAAGACAGGCGGCGGCCGCAAGCGCCGCACGCCGCGGGCTGCCCCGGCCGCCTGA
- a CDS encoding protein-L-isoaspartate O-methyltransferase — protein sequence MTEHNFDQMRRAMVASQLRTTGVSDARVVAAMGEVPRERFVPADRASMAYAETLVPLGNDRALNSAMATGRLLTEAQPSPHDKALVVGAATGYSAAVLARLVGSVVAVEEDPALVAAARAALGNTSVELVEAPLSAGHAKGAPYDLILIDGSVEFVPDAIVKQLADGGRLVASVVEDGVQRLAIGRRSGSAFGMTAFADVASAILPGFQKPRAFTF from the coding sequence ATGACCGAGCACAATTTCGACCAGATGCGGCGTGCCATGGTGGCGAGCCAGCTGCGGACCACGGGGGTGAGCGACGCCCGCGTCGTCGCGGCGATGGGCGAAGTGCCGCGCGAGCGTTTCGTGCCCGCCGATCGCGCTTCGATGGCTTATGCCGAGACGCTGGTGCCGCTCGGCAACGACCGCGCCCTCAATTCGGCGATGGCGACCGGCCGGCTGCTGACCGAAGCGCAGCCGAGCCCGCACGACAAGGCGCTCGTGGTCGGCGCCGCCACCGGCTATTCCGCCGCCGTCCTGGCCCGCTTGGTCGGGTCGGTCGTCGCGGTCGAGGAAGATCCTGCGCTCGTCGCGGCCGCCCGCGCTGCGCTCGGCAACACGTCGGTGGAGCTCGTCGAGGCGCCGCTTTCCGCGGGCCACGCCAAGGGCGCGCCCTATGATCTCATCCTGATCGACGGGTCGGTCGAGTTCGTGCCCGATGCGATCGTCAAGCAGCTCGCCGACGGCGGGCGCCTGGTCGCGTCGGTGGTCGAGGACGGGGTGCAACGCCTGGCGATCGGCCGCCGTTCGGGTTCTGCTTTCGGCATGACGGCCTTCGCCGACGTGGCGTCGGCCATTCTCCCGGGGTTCCAGAAACCCCGGGCATTCACATTCTGA
- a CDS encoding TolC family outer membrane protein, with protein MRGGLLAGACVGALLTGGVAQADTLREALVQTYNSNPTITGQRAQVRTLDESVAIARALGRPQVSATAGINQDLTRTGGGNGRNLNAGVDVSYPLFSGGAVRNSIRAADERVLAGRAGLRATEGDIFTEAVGAYMDVIRDRSIVTLNRNQVRVLDTNLQASRDRFEVGDLTRTDVAQSEARLALARSSLELAEGRLISSEENYRRVIGAMPDELQPPPPLPPLPTTADQAVEIALQNNPDLVSIAAQIRAAGRDVSIARADRLPTVSAIASGRATDYLGTADKQFGVGAADSTTQTGLGVQARIPLYQGGLVGARVRQAQAFQSQLLEQGVAVERSVVAQTRAAFASYQAAMDSIESNEVAVSANQLALEGTRAEQSVGTRNVLDVLNAEQELLNSQVLLVTARRDAYVAGFALLNAMGQAEVEDLNLDGGALYDPVANYKRVSRRASDWSDDATPAPVATRTVMGPPANTPVTPPNE; from the coding sequence ATGCGGGGAGGTTTGCTGGCCGGGGCTTGTGTGGGGGCATTGCTGACCGGGGGCGTGGCGCAGGCCGACACGCTGCGCGAGGCTTTGGTCCAGACCTATAACAGCAACCCGACCATCACCGGGCAGCGCGCCCAGGTCCGGACGCTCGACGAGAGCGTCGCGATCGCCCGCGCTTTGGGCCGCCCGCAAGTGTCCGCCACCGCCGGCATCAACCAGGACCTCACCCGCACCGGCGGCGGCAACGGCCGCAACCTCAATGCCGGGGTCGACGTCAGCTACCCTTTGTTCAGCGGCGGAGCGGTGCGCAACTCGATCCGCGCCGCTGACGAGCGCGTGCTCGCCGGCCGCGCCGGCCTGCGCGCCACCGAGGGCGACATCTTCACCGAGGCGGTCGGCGCCTATATGGACGTGATCCGCGACCGTTCGATCGTCACGCTCAATCGCAACCAGGTGCGCGTGCTCGACACCAACCTCCAGGCGAGCCGCGACCGGTTCGAAGTCGGCGACCTCACCCGCACCGACGTCGCCCAGTCCGAAGCGCGGCTGGCGCTCGCCCGCAGCAGCCTCGAGCTGGCCGAGGGACGCCTGATCTCCAGCGAGGAAAATTACCGGCGCGTGATCGGCGCGATGCCCGACGAACTGCAGCCGCCGCCGCCGCTGCCGCCGCTCCCGACCACCGCCGACCAGGCGGTCGAGATCGCGCTTCAGAACAATCCCGACCTCGTCTCGATCGCCGCGCAGATCCGCGCCGCCGGCCGCGACGTCTCGATCGCCCGTGCCGATCGCCTGCCGACCGTGTCGGCGATCGCCTCGGGCCGCGCCACCGATTATCTCGGCACCGCCGACAAGCAGTTCGGCGTCGGCGCCGCCGACAGCACCACCCAGACCGGCCTCGGCGTCCAGGCGCGTATCCCGCTTTACCAGGGCGGCCTGGTCGGTGCCCGCGTCCGCCAGGCCCAGGCCTTCCAGAGCCAGCTGCTCGAGCAGGGGGTCGCGGTCGAGCGCTCCGTGGTTGCCCAGACCCGCGCCGCCTTCGCCAGCTACCAGGCGGCGATGGACTCCATCGAATCGAACGAGGTGGCGGTCTCGGCCAACCAGCTCGCGCTCGAGGGCACCCGCGCCGAGCAGAGCGTCGGCACGCGCAACGTGCTCGACGTGCTCAACGCCGAGCAGGAGTTGCTGAACAGCCAGGTGTTGCTCGTCACCGCCCGCCGCGACGCCTATGTCGCCGGCTTCGCCTTGCTCAACGCGATGGGCCAGGCCGAGGTCGAGGACCTCAATTTGGACGGCGGCGCGCTCTACGATCCGGTCGCCAACTACAAGCGCGTCAGCCGCCGCGCCTCCGACTGGTCGGACGATGCAACGCCCGCGCCGGTCGCGACGCGGACCGTGATGGGGCCGCCCGCAAACACCCCCGTGACACCGCCCAACGAATAG
- a CDS encoding DUF2497 domain-containing protein, producing MEEILASIKRVIAEDGRAAMASPRGRGARVEPGAIPPIAPEDDVLELNDPVSDEDRIMSDGAAEASRQALAALAAMNQGEAPAPAAAGDGPLEAAVKDMLRPMLKAWLDEHLPEMVEELVTREIARITGKHFR from the coding sequence ATGGAAGAGATACTCGCTTCCATCAAGCGCGTCATAGCCGAGGATGGCCGTGCGGCCATGGCCTCGCCGCGCGGCCGCGGCGCGCGCGTCGAGCCGGGAGCGATTCCGCCGATCGCGCCGGAAGACGATGTGCTCGAGCTGAACGATCCCGTCTCGGACGAGGACCGCATCATGTCCGACGGCGCGGCCGAGGCCAGCCGCCAGGCGCTGGCGGCGCTCGCCGCGATGAACCAGGGCGAGGCGCCGGCCCCGGCCGCCGCCGGTGATGGCCCGCTCGAAGCCGCCGTGAAGGACATGCTGCGGCCGATGCTCAAGGCCTGGCTAGACGAGCATCTTCCTGAGATGGTCGAGGAACTCGTTACCCGCGAGATCGCCCGCATCACCGGCAAGCATTTCCGCTAA
- a CDS encoding valine--tRNA ligase → MSELPKTFDPGAIEARWYPYWEEKGLFAPKRPGAEPWTLVNPPPNVTGSLHIGHALDNTLQDILVRHARLKGKDARWVVGTDHAGIATQMVVERQMAARQQKRTDFTRDEFVAKVWEWKAESGGEITQQLRRLGCSMDWANERFTMDEGFSKAVLKVFVELYKQGLLYRDKRLVNWDPGLGTAISDLEVETKDVNGKFWNLRYPLADGSGFIQVATTRPETMLADMAVAVHPEDERYKSLVGKQVKLPITGRLIPIVTDEHADPELGSGAVKITPGHDFNDFEVGKRAGFKASEMLNMLDAKARIAQTADGLIPDDLLGLDRFEARKLVVERLKAEGFLVPHVDKEGVEHDAEPRTIATPFGDRSGEVIEPWLTDQWYVDAATLAKPAIEAVRSGATKIVPKTWEKTYFNWMENIQPWCVSRQLWWGHRIPAWFAEDGRVFVAETEEEAQAEAGAGVVLTRDNDVLDTWFSSALWPFATMGWPDEDVKAKGRYPNDVLISGFDILFFWDARMMMQGLHFMKEVPFKTLYLHGLVRAADGQKMSKSKGNVVNPLGLIDRYGADALRFFMAAMESQGRDIKMDEKRIEGYRNFATKLWNAARFCQANGIGASVTIDPPVANLAVNRWIVAETVATVQALDLALAELRFDEAASTIYQFTWSRFCDWYLELIKPVIQGEGGVPATGADADETRSVAGWVLDQILVMLHPFMPFITEELWHAMGRRDYDLITAKWPMPDARALDPEAGPEIDWLIRLVGGIRATRSELNVPPGAKLALHVRDAAPATRVRLERNEAALKRLARIETISVEAPPAGGAAQVIVDEATFVLPLEGVIDIEAEKARLAKALQAAEKERDSLAGRLGNPSFVERAKPEAVEKAKADHAEKASDAERYAEALKRLG, encoded by the coding sequence ATGAGCGAATTGCCGAAGACCTTCGATCCGGGCGCCATCGAGGCCCGCTGGTATCCTTATTGGGAAGAGAAGGGCCTGTTCGCCCCGAAGCGCCCGGGCGCCGAGCCGTGGACCCTGGTCAACCCGCCGCCCAACGTCACCGGCAGCCTGCATATCGGCCATGCGCTCGACAATACGCTGCAGGACATCCTCGTCCGCCACGCGCGGCTGAAGGGCAAGGATGCGCGCTGGGTGGTCGGCACCGACCACGCCGGCATCGCGACGCAGATGGTCGTCGAGCGCCAGATGGCCGCGCGCCAGCAGAAGCGCACCGATTTCACGCGCGACGAATTCGTCGCCAAGGTCTGGGAATGGAAGGCCGAGAGCGGCGGCGAGATCACGCAGCAGCTCCGCCGCCTCGGCTGTTCGATGGACTGGGCCAATGAGCGGTTCACGATGGACGAGGGGTTTTCGAAGGCGGTCCTCAAGGTCTTCGTCGAGCTCTACAAGCAGGGCCTGCTCTACCGCGACAAGCGCCTCGTCAACTGGGACCCGGGCCTCGGCACCGCGATCAGCGACCTCGAGGTCGAGACCAAGGACGTCAACGGCAAGTTCTGGAATCTGCGCTATCCGCTCGCGGACGGCAGCGGCTTCATCCAGGTCGCCACGACGCGCCCCGAGACGATGCTCGCCGATATGGCGGTCGCGGTCCATCCCGAAGACGAGCGCTACAAGAGCCTGGTCGGCAAGCAGGTGAAGCTGCCGATCACCGGCCGCCTGATCCCGATCGTCACCGACGAGCATGCCGATCCCGAGTTGGGCTCGGGCGCGGTCAAGATCACGCCGGGCCACGATTTCAACGACTTCGAGGTCGGCAAGCGCGCCGGCTTCAAGGCGTCCGAGATGCTTAACATGCTCGACGCCAAGGCGCGGATCGCGCAAACCGCGGACGGGCTGATTCCGGACGACCTGCTCGGCCTCGACCGCTTCGAAGCGCGCAAGCTGGTCGTCGAGCGGCTGAAGGCCGAGGGCTTCCTCGTGCCCCATGTCGACAAGGAAGGCGTGGAGCACGACGCCGAGCCGCGCACGATCGCCACCCCGTTCGGCGATCGCTCGGGCGAGGTGATCGAGCCGTGGCTGACCGACCAATGGTATGTCGATGCCGCGACCTTGGCCAAGCCGGCGATCGAGGCGGTCCGCTCGGGCGCGACCAAGATCGTGCCGAAGACCTGGGAAAAGACCTATTTCAACTGGATGGAGAACATTCAGCCCTGGTGCGTCTCGCGCCAGCTCTGGTGGGGCCACCGCATCCCGGCGTGGTTCGCCGAGGACGGCCGCGTGTTCGTCGCCGAGACCGAAGAAGAGGCTCAGGCCGAAGCGGGCGCCGGCGTCGTCTTGACCCGCGACAATGACGTCCTCGACACTTGGTTCTCTTCCGCGCTCTGGCCGTTCGCGACGATGGGCTGGCCGGACGAGGACGTGAAGGCGAAGGGGCGCTACCCCAACGACGTGCTCATCTCCGGCTTCGACATCCTGTTCTTCTGGGATGCGCGCATGATGATGCAGGGCTTGCACTTCATGAAGGAAGTGCCGTTCAAGACCTTGTATCTGCACGGTCTGGTGCGCGCCGCGGACGGGCAGAAAATGTCCAAGTCCAAGGGCAATGTAGTCAATCCATTGGGGCTGATTGACCGCTATGGCGCGGATGCCTTGCGCTTCTTCATGGCGGCGATGGAGAGCCAGGGCCGCGACATCAAGATGGATGAGAAGCGCATCGAGGGCTATCGCAACTTCGCGACCAAGCTCTGGAACGCCGCGCGCTTCTGCCAGGCCAACGGGATCGGCGCGAGCGTGACGATCGATCCGCCCGTGGCCAATCTCGCGGTCAATCGCTGGATCGTCGCCGAGACGGTGGCGACCGTGCAGGCGCTCGATCTCGCGCTGGCCGAACTGCGCTTCGACGAGGCGGCGAGTACGATCTACCAGTTCACCTGGAGCCGCTTCTGCGACTGGTATCTGGAGCTGATCAAGCCCGTGATCCAGGGCGAGGGCGGCGTGCCGGCGACCGGCGCTGACGCTGACGAGACCCGTTCAGTGGCGGGCTGGGTGCTCGACCAGATCCTGGTCATGCTGCACCCGTTCATGCCGTTCATCACCGAGGAATTATGGCACGCCATGGGCCGCCGCGATTACGACCTCATCACTGCCAAATGGCCTATGCCCGACGCGCGCGCGCTCGACCCCGAGGCGGGGCCCGAGATCGACTGGCTGATCCGACTGGTCGGCGGCATCCGCGCCACCCGTTCGGAGCTGAACGTGCCCCCGGGCGCCAAACTCGCACTGCACGTGCGCGACGCCGCGCCGGCGACCCGCGTCCGGCTGGAGCGCAACGAGGCGGCGCTGAAGCGCCTCGCCCGGATCGAGACGATCAGCGTCGAAGCGCCCCCTGCCGGCGGCGCCGCGCAGGTCATCGTCGACGAGGCGACCTTCGTGCTGCCGCTCGAGGGCGTCATCGACATCGAGGCCGAAAAGGCGCGGCTCGCCAAGGCGCTGCAGGCGGCCGAGAAGGAGCGGGATTCGCTCGCCGGGCGGCTCGGCAATCCGAGCTTCGTCGAGCGCGCCAAGCCTGAGGCCGTCGAGAAGGCCAAGGCCGATCATGCCGAAAAGGCGTCGGATGCCGAGCGCTACGCAGAGGCGCTCAAGCGCCTCGGCTGA
- a CDS encoding diacylglycerol/lipid kinase family protein has product MHAPRPVPREAVLVVNAASRKGRDLFREAKTKLEAAGIRITAAYPVRNPRKLTSTMQQAVASGTPMVIVGGGDGSLSGTVDDVVDRDCVFALLPLGTANSFARTLGIPLDLDGAIATIATGKRKRIDLGVLDGDYFANCAAMGLSPMIGEGIPHNLKRYLGRVGYLIWAIYCVFRFRPFKLSIDDGVQKHTIWATEVRIANGRFHGGVELIEQAEVDSGDIVIQAVVGRSMAHLLWDWFAKYFKLPAREAAHEEFRGQQLRIDTKPRQKISIDGEVLAKTPAVVEVAHKAIEVVVPA; this is encoded by the coding sequence ATGCATGCACCGCGCCCCGTTCCCCGCGAAGCCGTCCTCGTCGTCAACGCGGCGTCGCGCAAGGGGCGGGACCTGTTCCGCGAGGCCAAGACCAAGCTGGAGGCGGCCGGCATCCGCATCACCGCCGCCTACCCCGTCCGGAACCCGCGAAAGCTCACCTCGACGATGCAGCAGGCCGTGGCGAGCGGCACGCCGATGGTGATCGTCGGCGGCGGCGACGGCTCGCTCTCCGGCACGGTCGACGACGTCGTCGACCGTGACTGCGTGTTCGCTTTGCTGCCCCTCGGCACCGCCAACAGCTTCGCCCGCACGCTCGGCATCCCGCTCGACCTCGACGGCGCGATCGCCACGATCGCCACGGGCAAGCGCAAGCGGATCGATCTCGGCGTCCTCGACGGCGACTATTTCGCCAACTGCGCCGCCATGGGCCTCTCGCCGATGATCGGAGAAGGCATACCGCACAATCTGAAGCGCTATCTGGGCCGCGTCGGCTACCTGATCTGGGCGATCTATTGCGTGTTCCGCTTCCGCCCGTTCAAGCTTTCGATCGACGACGGCGTCCAGAAGCATACGATCTGGGCGACCGAGGTCCGCATCGCCAACGGCCGCTTCCACGGCGGCGTGGAGCTGATCGAGCAGGCCGAGGTCGACAGCGGCGACATCGTCATCCAGGCCGTCGTCGGGCGCAGCATGGCGCACCTGCTCTGGGACTGGTTCGCCAAATATTTCAAATTGCCCGCCCGCGAGGCGGCGCACGAGGAGTTTCGCGGGCAGCAGCTGCGCATCGACACCAAGCCGCGCCAGAAGATCTCGATCGACGGCGAGGTGCTGGCCAAGACCCCCGCCGTCGTCGAAGTGGCGCACAAGGCGATCGAGGTGGTGGTGCCGGCCTGA